CCCGTGGGCGGCATGGAACGCTGGGACGGGCCGGTCGTGTTATGCGGAAGCGGGCTTCACGCTTGCCCGCGGGCGCTCGATGCACTGAAATATGCGCCAAGCGGTGCACCAAGCGGAACGATCCAGGTACGGCTGGTATTGCTTTCCGGCATCGTCCTGGCAGATGATGACAAGGCAGCAGCAAGCGAACGCCACATCCTGGCGAGCGCAGACTGCACCCGTGAACTTCACGAGTTCGCGCTGTGGTGTGCTGAATCCGTGCGTTACCTGATGGTGGATAGTCGCTCAACTACCGCGTTGACTGTTAAGCGCTCCTGGTTAGACGGTCAAGCGACAGACGACGAGTTGGCCGCAGCCTGGGACGCAGCCTGGGCCGCAGCCGAGGCCACAGTCAGGGCCGCAGTCGGGGACGCAGCCAGGGCCGCAGCCGAGGCCGCAGCCTGGGCCGCAGCCAGGGACGCAGCCGGGGCCGCAGTCAGGGCCGCAGTCGGGGACGCAGCCAGGGCCGCAGCCAGGGCCGCAGTCTGGGCCGCAGGCTGGGCCGCAGCCAGGGACGCAGCCGGGGCCGCAGTCTGGGCCGCAGGCTGGGACGCAGCCTGGGCGGCACAGAACGCCGAGCTGGAGCGCCGCCTGCACGAGAAATTAGGTGGTGAGGGGAGAGGGAGATGAGAGGGAGATGATCTTCCAACACACATGGCAACAGGTGCTCGACGGCACCAAGACGCAGACGCGGCGGCTACGGGCACAACCGCCTTACGTTGGCCGCACCTACGCCGTGCAGCCCGGACGCGGCAAGCCCGCTGTTGGTCGCATCCGCATCACAGCCATCCGGCAGCAGCGAGTGCAGGACATCACGGCAGAGGACGCGCTGGCTGAGGGCTTGGTTTGTCCCGACTGTAACAACGGATGGATAACTGTCTACAGCGCCACTGATATGTTTGGATGCAGTGAGGTTGAGTGCGGGCACGCGGGGCTGATCGACGAATACGCTCAGTTATGGGACACCATCCACACAAAACCCGGCACGCGCTGGGCAGATAATCCCCTCGTGTGGGTGCTAGAGTTCGAGCGGGTGGGCGAGGGTGAAACAGCGTGCTCGAAGTGCGGCGGGGCTGGCACGATTGGCCCTGGCATTTGTTCGCGCTGTGGGGGTGCCGGAGTTGGGTGCGTAAGTGATGAGAATTAGGATTCTCATAAGCGATACAGGAGGCTGATCTGATCATGCGAGACTTCATCAGATTGTACCGCGCCTACCGCCGCATGTGGCCCGGCGAACCCCGCTCCTACCATCTCCGCCTAGCCTGGAGCATCGCCCGCACTTTGCAGCGCATCTACGACGAGCAGAGCCGGGAGCATGGCCACTGATTTTCCTTCTGCGCACAATGCGACTCGCTTTCTGCCAGCCCCGCCCTCACCGGCGGGGCTTTTCTTTTTGCGCGCGTGCATTCATGCCCCGCCCCGCGTGCATTTAGCGCGTGCATTCCGTGCTTTTACGTCCGCGTCGCCTTCAGCCCAGCTACCAGCACGGGCCAGTTTGTCAGCGTTGGGTAGGGCGTGAACAGGTGCCCCACCCCACCCACCAGTAACACGAACCCGCGCGCCATCACCGGCATGTTGCTGTCTGTCAGCTTGACGTAGGCCATCTTGCTATCGTCGTGCAGCCCGCCCGCGTCTATGATGGTGTAGCGGTTCCAGGAGTCGCGCTGGACGCTTACGTGGTGCTGGTGGAATGAGAGCACGTTACTCTGATACTTCTGTGCCAGTTGATCAGCCAGGCGGCCCTTGATGCGGCTGTAGTTGCGCTGATGTGTTGCGCGCCACACCTGCCCGCCGCTTTCGATAATGGCGTGGCCGTAGGGTGAGACGTGCAGCTTGCCGCCCGCCGCATTCAGGATGTGGCCCAACATCGTCGCGCTGATGTTGCCGTTCGTGCGCTTCAGCAGGCGATGCTCGTGGTTGCCGAGCACGAGCACCATCTCCTCAAACCACCCGGCGAAGTGAGCCATCAGGCGCACGGCTATGCGCACTTCCGTTTCGAAGTCCGGCGGCGGCACAAGGTGCTCGAACTTGCTAAATGCCTCGAAGTTGCACAGGTCGCCGACGATCAGCAGACGGCGCATGTTCAGATCACGCGCCGTCTCCAGCATCCGCTCGGCCAGGGCGAAGTCGGTGGTTGGTAGGTGCAGGTCGCCGCACACTACCCAGTCGCCTGTCAGGTGCGGTTCGCCATCGAACACGGGCAAGCGCACGTCCGGCCCGGCCTCGTCAGTCAGCGCGCCGAACGTGTATTCGCGCACGCCAAACGACACGGCGACATCGCGGCCCCACCTCGCCTGCAAGCGCGGCCAGTCCCTCAGTACTGCCTTGACGCGGCCCTCGGTTGCCAGCGCCTCGTCATAACCCGCCGCGATGACTGCGGCGCGCTTATCGCGCCAGGTGCCCGCCGTTTCGATGCAGATGCGGGCGAACTTGTAACGGTCGGCTCCTATCAGCCGCTTGCCCTGCCCCTCAGGGAGTGTTGTCAATGGCTACCTCACTGTAGCGCAGCGACCAGGTCTGCCAATCGTCCGGCGAGGTTAGCCGCTATCCAATGCCCCAGGCCCGGTGGCCCGCTCATGTACCAGGCCGTCGCCACGTCTACCTGCGACCGGACCAGTCCCCACCAGGCGCGGATGTCGGCGAAGTCGGGCGGCTCTGAACCGTCGCCCCTCGCGTACTCGGTGATCACAATCGGCACCCCGCGCAGGTGGTGACGATACAACTCATAGCGGTACGTGGTGTATTGCGTGTAAGCGTCGCGCACCGCCAGCCCCGTGCCCACGCGCACCGGATAGGTGTTGACGCCCCAGATGACGACGATGGGCGCGTCGCGGTAGGCAGGTGCCAGCACGGGCACCCAATCCAACTCTGGCGCGCCCGGATTCCAGACTATCGGCACCAGCGCCCGCACGCCCCGCCCTGCTGCTGTCTGTGCTGCTGCGCGCACCCAATCGCGCGCCCACGTCGCTGAAGGCCATGTACACTCGTTCGCCCCGACTAGTGCATGAGATTGCCGCCCCACTTCATTCACAACCGCGTTTGTGAACTGCTCAGCACTCACAACGGGCGAAAGCGTCATATCAGGGCAGTCCGGCACTCCGGCAGCGCGTAGCAGCACGAACCATCCATTCGCCAGCAGAAGCTCGGCGGTGTAGGGTTCGCCGTACACCAGAGAGGCGGGTTGCCCCGCCCCTCGCACTTGCGCTCCAAAGCGCAGTAATTCGTCTCGATTCGCACCAGGCCCCGCCCACACTCCCGGCAGCGCCCGCACGATGGGGTTCGGCGGCTGCACGCCGCTTGGGTAGCCGGGCAGTTCGATGCAGAATTCTAGCGTCTCCGCCGTGAACGTCACCCACCAGGATGTCCCCTGCCGCACGACAAACCAGCCGAAAGCGTTGCGCGACCAGAGATAGCCCTCGGCGCTGGTGAACTCCGTCACCGCTACCAGACTGCCCGCCGGGATGGGGCTGGACGGGGTGCGCGCGGCGCTGGTGCTCGGTGCGGTGCGCTCGTTGATTGCTGTACCGCCCAGCTTGACGATGCAGTTGCCCTTCTCTGCCGTGGGCCTCGGCGTCGTAGTCGCCGTCGGCGTG
This genomic interval from bacterium contains the following:
- a CDS encoding metallophosphoesterase — encoded protein: MTTLPEGQGKRLIGADRYKFARICIETAGTWRDKRAAVIAAGYDEALATEGRVKAVLRDWPRLQARWGRDVAVSFGVREYTFGALTDEAGPDVRLPVFDGEPHLTGDWVVCGDLHLPTTDFALAERMLETARDLNMRRLLIVGDLCNFEAFSKFEHLVPPPDFETEVRIAVRLMAHFAGWFEEMVLVLGNHEHRLLKRTNGNISATMLGHILNAAGGKLHVSPYGHAIIESGGQVWRATHQRNYSRIKGRLADQLAQKYQSNVLSFHQHHVSVQRDSWNRYTIIDAGGLHDDSKMAYVKLTDSNMPVMARGFVLLVGGVGHLFTPYPTLTNWPVLVAGLKATRT
- a CDS encoding ASCH domain-containing protein, which translates into the protein MIFQHTWQQVLDGTKTQTRRLRAQPPYVGRTYAVQPGRGKPAVGRIRITAIRQQRVQDITAEDALAEGLVCPDCNNGWITVYSATDMFGCSEVECGHAGLIDEYAQLWDTIHTKPGTRWADNPLVWVLEFERVGEGETACSKCGGAGTIGPGICSRCGGAGVGCVSDEN